In one window of Patescibacteria group bacterium DNA:
- a CDS encoding UDP-N-acetylglucosamine--N-acetylmuramyl-(pentapeptide) pyrophosphoryl-undecaprenol N-acetylglucosamine transferase yields the protein MRIMFSGGGTAGSVTPLLAVAEQLRKHELFFVGTYQGVERQLVTDLVYLPLLSGKLRRYFSIRNIIDPFIIILAFWQSWYYIMRYNPTVVVSAGGFVSVPLVWAAWWCNVPVVVHQQDVRLSLSTKLMKPFATVLTKAFAETPLSVEPIGNPVRDLSVTTNEIKLDSSVPTVLIMGGGTGAQFINDLVSTELCNQVNVIHITGEGKMIHTINHARYHPYTLLTNEFNEAIHKADLVVCRAGLGTLSELAELGKPTMIIPIPNSHQEDNAKIFTKHNAAVVLEQTTLTPERFTQEITNLLHDQTKLDQLGKNIIAVLPNGAKQRLVQLISRYG from the coding sequence ATGCGCATAATGTTTAGTGGTGGTGGTACCGCCGGATCAGTCACACCGTTACTCGCTGTCGCTGAGCAGTTGCGAAAGCATGAGTTATTTTTTGTCGGCACGTATCAAGGAGTAGAAAGACAATTAGTGACCGACCTGGTTTATCTGCCGTTATTATCTGGAAAATTACGGCGGTATTTTTCTATACGAAATATTATTGATCCGTTTATTATTATATTGGCGTTCTGGCAAAGTTGGTATTACATCATGAGATATAATCCAACTGTCGTTGTTTCGGCCGGTGGGTTTGTGTCTGTACCATTAGTGTGGGCGGCTTGGTGGTGCAATGTTCCAGTGGTGGTGCACCAGCAAGATGTGCGGTTAAGTTTATCTACTAAACTGATGAAACCATTTGCTACAGTATTAACCAAAGCCTTTGCTGAAACACCTTTATCTGTCGAGCCGATTGGTAATCCGGTGCGAGATTTATCTGTTACCACTAATGAAATTAAATTAGATAGTAGTGTACCAACAGTGTTGATTATGGGTGGGGGAACAGGGGCACAGTTTATTAATGATTTAGTGTCTACAGAACTATGTAACCAGGTTAACGTGATTCATATTACCGGTGAAGGTAAAATGATACATACCATTAATCATGCACGTTATCACCCATATACTTTACTAACCAACGAGTTTAATGAGGCCATACATAAAGCTGATTTAGTGGTGTGTCGTGCCGGGTTGGGGACACTCTCTGAATTAGCGGAGTTGGGTAAACCAACTATGATTATCCCAATACCTAATTCACATCAAGAAGATAATGCTAAAATATTTACCAAACATAATGCAGCGGTGGTGTTGGAGCAAACCACACTGACACCGGAAAGGTTTACTCAGGAAATTACCAATCTACTACATGATCAAACTAAACTTGATCAG
- the ftsW gene encoding putative lipid II flippase FtsW, with the protein MKHSVKSRAAAFFHNPNYTLVGLIFIVLIFGLIMLSSASAPDGFGSHGDPYYFVKRQLLYGVLLGLPALWAFSRLDYHIWKKLAFPLILLNIVLLLAVLIPGVGVELLGARRWIDLGGILFQPSEVIKLTFLLYLGVWLEAREKSQAIHDFSTGFMPFMVMVSFMVLIIAGLQKDLGTMVVIAVIAIVSYYVAGAPWKHLGIIFAAAGATFFVMVKVLPLFMSSFVYRAERLSVFLHPDLDPLGIGFHINQALLAIGSGGMFGLGLGHSRQKFNYLPEVATDSIFAVVAEEMGFIITVSVVALFMAIMWQGVQVAKHAPDSFGKIVATGVVTWISFQAVVNMMAMLSLLPLTGIPLPLISYGSTSMATILAAVGILINISRQTSLQR; encoded by the coding sequence ATGAAGCACAGTGTAAAATCCCGCGCCGCTGCTTTTTTCCATAATCCTAATTACACCTTAGTGGGATTAATCTTCATTGTGTTGATTTTTGGTTTAATTATGTTGTCGTCGGCCAGTGCGCCAGACGGTTTTGGTAGCCATGGTGATCCATATTATTTTGTAAAACGACAATTACTCTATGGTGTGTTGCTTGGGTTACCGGCGTTGTGGGCTTTTTCACGCTTGGATTATCACATTTGGAAAAAATTGGCCTTTCCATTAATTCTTTTGAATATTGTACTGTTGTTAGCGGTTCTAATTCCGGGTGTGGGTGTTGAATTATTAGGAGCACGGCGCTGGATTGATTTAGGCGGCATTTTATTTCAACCGTCAGAAGTTATTAAGTTAACTTTTTTATTGTACTTAGGTGTTTGGCTAGAAGCAAGAGAAAAAAGCCAAGCGATTCATGATTTTAGCACTGGTTTCATGCCATTTATGGTCATGGTTAGTTTTATGGTATTAATCATTGCCGGCCTGCAAAAAGATCTGGGCACGATGGTAGTCATTGCGGTGATTGCGATTGTGTCATATTACGTGGCCGGGGCGCCCTGGAAACACTTGGGGATTATTTTTGCCGCGGCCGGTGCCACATTTTTTGTTATGGTTAAAGTACTGCCATTATTTATGTCTTCTTTTGTTTATCGCGCCGAACGTTTGTCGGTCTTTCTGCATCCAGATTTAGATCCATTGGGCATTGGTTTTCATATCAATCAGGCCTTATTGGCGATTGGATCAGGTGGAATGTTTGGTTTAGGTTTAGGCCATTCCCGGCAAAAGTTTAATTATTTACCTGAAGTAGCAACTGATTCTATTTTTGCGGTCGTGGCTGAAGAAATGGGTTTTATTATTACAGTCAGTGTGGTGGCTTTGTTTATGGCGATTATGTGGCAGGGCGTGCAGGTGGCCAAACATGCTCCGGACAGTTTTGGAAAAATTGTGGCCACCGGTGTGGTGACTTGGATTTCATTTCAAGCGGTGGTTAACATGATGGCCATGTTGTCTTTATTACCATTAACCGGCATCCCTTTACCATTAATCAGTTATGGCAGTACATCTATGGCCACAATTCTAGCCGCGGTAGGCATTCTAATAAATATTTCCAGACAAACATCTTTACAACGTTAA
- the lepA gene encoding translation elongation factor 4 gives MTPLDKIRNFCIIAHIDHGKSTLADRLLELTGTVSKREMKDQLLDSMDIERERGITIKLQPVRMEYHGYILNLIDTPGHVDFTYEVSRSLACCEGALLVVDASQGIEAQTLANLYLAIEQDLQIIPVINKIDLPAADVPKVRQEIKHLLGCTDDEIICVSAKTGENVLSILDAVINKVASPTVVGETTQALIFDSTFDDYRGVIAYVRLMQGSIDRHSKLLFMINKVTSEAIEVGYFKPKYLAQPSLGAGEIGYVVTGLKSVEECKVGDTITLAKDPAAVPLPGYRQAKPMVFASIFCKEGDDFPKLREALGKLKLNDAALTFEPENSKALGYGFRCGFLGLLHLDVVQERLHREYNLDLIVTVPAVAYRVTLTNGTVTTISSPLDLPDPTQMKLVEEPVMQVDVVTPTAYIGGIMALLQDRRGQPSNSDLEYLDPERVVIHYKVPLSGIIVDFYDRLKNVSSGYASLNYEVVGYTTCEVRRMDIQVAGEPIEALSSIVYSDDAQSIGRKIVTSLKQVLPRQMFEVRLQATIGGKIIASERIPAMRKDVTAKLYGGDVSRKRKLLEKQKKGKAKMKSIGKVDIPKEAFLAVLKR, from the coding sequence ATGACACCACTCGATAAAATCCGCAATTTTTGCATTATTGCTCATATTGATCATGGTAAATCAACCTTAGCTGATCGGCTGTTAGAATTAACTGGCACTGTCTCCAAACGGGAGATGAAAGATCAATTGTTGGATTCCATGGATATTGAGCGGGAACGAGGTATCACCATAAAACTGCAGCCGGTACGCATGGAATATCACGGTTACATACTAAATTTAATTGATACACCTGGCCACGTTGATTTTACTTATGAAGTATCGCGTTCATTAGCCTGTTGTGAGGGAGCCTTGTTAGTGGTCGATGCGAGCCAAGGGATCGAGGCACAAACTTTAGCTAATTTGTATTTAGCTATTGAGCAAGATTTGCAAATCATACCGGTCATTAATAAAATTGATTTACCAGCTGCCGATGTACCGAAAGTGCGGCAAGAAATAAAACACTTGCTCGGCTGTACCGATGATGAAATTATTTGTGTGTCAGCCAAAACCGGTGAGAATGTTTTATCAATTTTAGATGCGGTTATTAATAAAGTTGCATCGCCGACAGTGGTAGGCGAAACCACTCAAGCCTTAATTTTTGATTCCACCTTTGATGATTATCGTGGAGTAATTGCTTATGTTCGGTTAATGCAAGGCAGTATTGATAGACATAGTAAATTGTTATTTATGATTAACAAAGTCACCTCTGAAGCCATTGAGGTGGGGTATTTTAAACCAAAATATTTAGCTCAACCCAGTTTAGGCGCCGGTGAAATTGGCTATGTGGTGACGGGCTTAAAATCTGTCGAGGAGTGTAAAGTAGGAGATACTATTACGCTAGCGAAAGATCCAGCTGCAGTGCCATTACCGGGTTATCGGCAAGCCAAGCCGATGGTGTTTGCTAGTATTTTTTGCAAAGAGGGTGATGATTTTCCTAAATTGCGTGAAGCCTTGGGTAAATTAAAATTAAATGATGCGGCTTTAACTTTTGAACCGGAAAATTCGAAAGCTTTAGGATATGGTTTTCGGTGTGGGTTTTTGGGTTTACTGCATCTTGATGTGGTGCAAGAGCGCTTACACCGTGAATATAATTTGGATTTAATTGTGACGGTTCCGGCAGTGGCGTATCGCGTGACTCTGACCAATGGTACCGTTACTACTATTTCATCGCCGCTTGATTTACCTGATCCGACACAAATGAAATTAGTGGAAGAACCGGTCATGCAAGTTGATGTGGTGACACCAACCGCCTATATTGGCGGCATCATGGCTTTACTGCAAGATCGACGGGGGCAACCATCCAATAGTGATTTGGAATATCTCGATCCGGAACGGGTAGTGATTCATTATAAGGTGCCACTGTCTGGTATCATTGTTGATTTTTATGATCGTTTAAAAAATGTGTCGTCTGGTTATGCCTCACTCAATTATGAGGTCGTGGGTTATACTACCTGCGAGGTTAGACGGATGGATATTCAAGTAGCCGGTGAACCCATTGAAGCCTTATCTTCGATTGTTTATAGTGATGATGCCCAGAGTATTGGACGAAAGATAGTAACATCATTAAAACAGGTTTTACCGCGCCAAATGTTTGAGGTTCGACTGCAAGCGACGATTGGTGGTAAGATAATAGCATCCGAGCGCATTCCAGCCATGCGCAAGGATGTCACGGCCAAACTGTATGGTGGTGATGTTAGCCGGAAACGAAAATTGCTGGAAAAACAAAAGAAAGGTAAGGCCAAAATGAAATCTATTGGCAAAGTAGATATTCCGAAAGAAGCATTTTTGGCAGTTTTAAAAAGATAA
- a CDS encoding DUF2723 domain-containing protein, with product MMRRWLVGLSIIYWAITLPWFSTVPFNWDAAQFNIALHHYDVNLHQPHPPGYPLFIVLGKLFGVVLPDNIALTLVAALFGWVSVIMLYLLCYQLSKKNLTAGLISLAWMVNPLFWLNREVALTYTVDAAASITLGYLVFLTMTKRDRQYLIFGALTLGLAGAFRPSLLLLLLPLFIYQASFHRRNWKLLLITSGIIIGLTLLWFIPVVWLTGGLNNYLELSRKLYGSAAADTAWTWNQIKFVGSTLLLSLNLVLVGLGWAVYKIIRGQRSWILFGLAWVCPAWLIYGLIHFGQVGYALVLLPPAYLLLVPLVQRRLSLAGVIIVLNLSIFLLLSPVYAQTNFFPHTRAQVYLQKLARYAPELFKWNYLALQNQSTYLLEVQKLAQHYPADQTLVVTTRNLQYPSPANGLLLRNKDAFREISYILPDYQVVEVSPGRDYALKSFNYVMSSSDHSKLTVANNIRYVIIVTDAFPSEDIPQSIITQPIPVPHTDHFVQLGIMDKPWQFANIAFAREADILGLHDTTR from the coding sequence ATGATGCGACGCTGGTTAGTGGGATTATCAATCATTTATTGGGCAATAACTTTACCATGGTTTTCGACGGTGCCGTTTAATTGGGATGCGGCGCAATTTAATATCGCTTTACATCATTATGATGTTAATCTGCATCAACCACATCCGCCAGGTTATCCGTTATTTATTGTCTTAGGAAAATTGTTTGGTGTGGTACTACCAGATAATATAGCCCTAACTTTAGTGGCGGCTCTATTTGGTTGGGTGTCTGTTATTATGCTGTATTTATTGTGTTATCAATTATCGAAGAAAAACCTGACTGCCGGATTAATCAGTTTAGCCTGGATGGTTAATCCGTTATTTTGGTTGAATCGTGAGGTGGCTCTAACGTATACGGTCGATGCGGCGGCGAGTATCACTTTAGGGTATTTGGTTTTTCTCACCATGACTAAACGTGACAGACAGTATTTAATTTTTGGAGCATTAACACTAGGATTAGCCGGAGCCTTTCGACCCTCACTGTTGTTGTTATTATTACCATTATTTATCTATCAGGCGTCTTTTCACCGCCGGAACTGGAAATTATTGCTAATAACCAGTGGTATAATTATTGGACTGACACTACTATGGTTTATCCCCGTCGTTTGGTTAACGGGTGGCTTGAATAATTATCTAGAATTATCACGGAAGTTGTACGGTAGCGCCGCGGCCGATACCGCCTGGACCTGGAATCAAATTAAGTTTGTTGGCAGTACTTTATTGTTGAGTTTGAATCTTGTTTTGGTTGGTTTAGGTTGGGCGGTTTACAAGATCATTCGTGGCCAGCGCTCATGGATTTTATTTGGCTTAGCGTGGGTGTGTCCGGCTTGGCTCATTTATGGCTTGATTCATTTTGGACAAGTCGGTTACGCCTTAGTGTTATTACCACCAGCCTACTTACTATTAGTACCGTTAGTGCAGCGCCGCTTAAGTTTAGCCGGTGTGATAATTGTTTTAAATCTGAGTATTTTTTTACTGCTCAGCCCAGTGTATGCTCAGACTAATTTTTTTCCACACACGCGGGCTCAGGTCTATTTACAAAAACTGGCGCGTTACGCACCAGAGCTGTTTAAGTGGAACTACCTGGCCTTGCAAAATCAATCAACTTATTTGTTGGAAGTACAAAAACTGGCGCAACACTATCCGGCCGATCAAACTTTGGTTGTAACAACGCGCAATTTACAATACCCCTCTCCAGCCAATGGTTTATTACTACGCAATAAAGATGCTTTTCGTGAAATATCCTACATCTTACCCGATTATCAAGTAGTGGAAGTGTCACCGGGTCGGGATTATGCTCTGAAATCTTTCAATTATGTCATGAGTAGTTCAGATCATTCAAAATTAACCGTGGCCAATAACATTCGTTATGTCATTATAGTGACAGATGCTTTTCCGTCTGAAGATATCCCTCAATCTATTATCACTCAGCCCATCCCTGTACCACACACTGATCATTTTGTTCAGCTGGGCATAATGGATAAACCGTGGCAATTCGCTAACATTGCCTTTGCGCGGGAAGCTGATATACTCGGGCTGCATGACACCACTCGATAA
- the murJ gene encoding murein biosynthesis integral membrane protein MurJ has protein sequence MWWKRLRALAQTVVGGAAIMALASLLSRLIGLVRENLFAQILGAGAVLDMYNAAFQVPDFIFNIVVLGALSASFIPIYIERRTQGSTAEANRLASSVLNIITLGLIVCTVIGLVLSNPIAHWLMANRPLEQQVGTAQLMRIMLLSVICFGISNVFSGILQAKRQFIAFALAPILYNVGIIIGIIWLYPKFGVVGLAYGVILGALLHLTIQGVAVFSTGFHYQPWASWRTPGVKKLLRLMPPRALALGITQVNAIIITAYALRLSVGNLTIWKWADNLQNVPINMFGVSLAISAFPIFSQAFAEQDLPKFKQVFSNNFRRLLFLIIPISVVILLLRAQIVRLILGLGSGAFDWTATIATAQVLGIFSIALFAQASIPLLARSFFAHQDTKTTVVISIISVLTNLLLANSLSQWYGLYGLALAFSISSVLNMLLLLGALRLKFGDLEDNAIIQAVLRISLATISTGFVIHGLKYLVAPLVDMQTYVGILIQTLVSMVGGAIIYMGLAYIFQFPELNIVKQSLIKLKRLL, from the coding sequence ATGTGGTGGAAACGGCTTAGAGCTTTGGCACAAACAGTAGTCGGTGGTGCCGCTATCATGGCCCTGGCTTCACTATTGTCTCGTCTAATCGGTTTAGTACGCGAAAATTTATTTGCGCAAATCCTTGGTGCCGGAGCGGTACTAGATATGTACAATGCCGCTTTTCAAGTACCAGATTTTATTTTTAATATAGTAGTATTAGGGGCATTATCGGCTAGTTTTATACCAATTTATATTGAAAGACGGACGCAAGGCAGTACCGCCGAAGCTAATCGATTAGCCAGTAGTGTGTTGAATATCATCACACTTGGTTTAATTGTTTGTACTGTTATCGGTCTGGTGTTATCTAATCCGATCGCGCATTGGTTAATGGCTAATCGGCCATTGGAACAGCAAGTTGGTACAGCCCAACTCATGCGGATTATGTTATTGAGCGTGATTTGTTTTGGCATCAGTAACGTGTTTTCTGGAATTCTCCAAGCCAAACGGCAATTTATCGCTTTTGCTCTGGCTCCAATTTTATATAATGTTGGCATTATTATTGGGATTATCTGGCTGTATCCAAAATTTGGTGTCGTTGGGCTAGCCTATGGTGTAATTCTTGGAGCTTTACTGCATCTGACAATTCAAGGTGTGGCGGTGTTTAGCACTGGTTTTCATTATCAACCGTGGGCGTCCTGGCGCACTCCGGGAGTAAAAAAATTATTACGCTTAATGCCACCGCGCGCCTTGGCTTTGGGTATTACTCAAGTTAATGCCATTATCATTACAGCTTATGCCCTGCGTTTATCGGTTGGAAATTTAACCATCTGGAAGTGGGCGGACAATTTACAGAATGTACCGATCAATATGTTTGGCGTATCTCTAGCCATTTCAGCGTTTCCAATTTTTTCCCAAGCGTTTGCGGAACAAGATTTGCCAAAATTCAAACAAGTTTTTTCCAACAATTTTCGCAGATTACTATTTTTAATAATTCCCATTAGTGTAGTTATTTTGCTGTTACGCGCACAAATTGTTCGGTTGATTTTAGGCTTAGGGAGTGGAGCGTTTGATTGGACAGCGACCATTGCTACGGCGCAAGTGCTCGGAATATTTTCGATCGCCTTATTCGCGCAAGCCTCAATTCCACTCTTGGCGCGCTCTTTTTTTGCTCATCAAGATACAAAAACCACCGTAGTTATCAGTATTATTAGTGTGCTGACGAATTTATTATTGGCCAATAGTTTAAGTCAGTGGTACGGGTTATACGGTTTAGCCCTAGCCTTTTCTATTAGTAGTGTGTTGAATATGCTGTTATTATTAGGAGCTTTGCGTTTAAAATTCGGTGATCTGGAAGATAACGCTATTATTCAAGCGGTCTTACGAATCAGTTTGGCAACTATCAGCACTGGTTTTGTGATTCATGGTTTGAAATATTTAGTTGCCCCACTGGTAGATATGCAGACATATGTTGGTATATTAATACAAACCTTGGTCAGTATGGTTGGAGGCGCTATAATATATATGGGTTTAGCCTACATCTTTCAATTTCCTGAATTGAATATTGTCAAACAATCTTTAATTAAATTAAAACGGTTGTTATGA
- a CDS encoding DUF4012 domain-containing protein, whose translation MKKFIPKTSNLTPDGLGHVDRAGQLGVPKNNIIDLRALVPLAPEIKPVIKVEKKAVLNVQPIPEPAKLVTPPVVRQRHTTWHLSFAWKPALAFAVVAGLALLPAATIAMLRQANPTIDDIRLLSGAAVDDMQAGKFDKAEISFQEAQDKLHTLNATLSPVYGSTDNLLIAGEQIAGAGTDMVKAFNLIEQLSQTTSDSQPVDLFVAAHSLIRPIVPRLQRANLALSEVNLVTVPAEYHDKIRLAQTELPVITKNLEEMVALTESLVTLMGHDKPKRYLVLFQNNRELRATGGFIGSFALIDIDHGRVSSLEIPGGGPYDLMGGLTEQVISPQPLHLVNAKWQLQDANWWPDFPTSAEKIQWFYEHSGGPSVDGVITLTPDIIEQMLTITGPIAMPEYDAVVDSDNFYLITQTQAERKYDDTRESKKFIADLTPRLLDKLFTVDATTVLPMLQVVYNGLQQKDILVYFNDQFIEQEFQARGWTGEVKSTPGDYLEVVDTNIGGGKTDKVVQTSIQHHASIDAAGNVIDTVTLTREHTGQPDDLFANVKNVDYVRIYVPQGSELLSAEGFTQPDPNIVLPVESGYEQDADLQAVSGTILVDSKTQTRINQEFGKTVFGNWIQTEPGSTSIVTISYRLPFTVTRSQWAPGRYSLLLQKQPGSFDPMVHTSLDYPANWTLAWSYPATTLKLDEALTSDRFVGAVFE comes from the coding sequence ATGAAAAAGTTTATACCAAAAACATCCAACTTAACACCTGACGGTCTTGGTCATGTTGATCGAGCCGGTCAGTTAGGTGTACCGAAAAATAATATTATTGATTTAAGAGCCCTAGTGCCACTGGCACCTGAGATCAAACCGGTCATTAAAGTTGAAAAAAAAGCCGTATTAAATGTACAACCGATTCCCGAACCAGCCAAATTAGTTACTCCACCAGTCGTACGTCAGAGGCATACAACTTGGCATCTAAGCTTTGCCTGGAAGCCGGCTTTGGCTTTTGCTGTTGTCGCTGGGTTAGCTTTATTGCCGGCGGCTACCATTGCCATGCTCCGGCAGGCCAACCCCACCATTGATGATATCCGTTTATTAAGTGGTGCCGCGGTCGATGATATGCAAGCCGGTAAATTTGATAAAGCTGAGATCAGCTTTCAGGAGGCGCAAGATAAATTGCATACTTTGAATGCCACTTTGTCGCCGGTATATGGCTCAACCGATAATTTGTTAATTGCCGGTGAACAGATTGCCGGAGCTGGCACCGATATGGTGAAGGCATTTAATCTGATTGAACAATTATCTCAAACTACTTCAGATAGTCAGCCGGTCGATTTATTCGTGGCGGCGCACTCATTAATTCGTCCGATCGTACCGCGTTTACAACGAGCTAATTTAGCTTTATCCGAAGTAAATTTGGTCACTGTACCAGCTGAATATCATGATAAAATTCGCTTGGCACAAACCGAATTACCCGTTATCACAAAAAATTTGGAAGAAATGGTAGCACTAACTGAATCATTAGTGACGTTAATGGGACATGATAAACCAAAACGGTATTTAGTTTTGTTTCAAAATAATCGCGAACTTCGTGCCACCGGCGGCTTTATCGGCAGTTTTGCTTTAATCGATATTGATCACGGTCGAGTCAGTAGTTTAGAAATTCCTGGCGGGGGCCCGTATGATTTAATGGGTGGTCTAACCGAGCAAGTCATCTCTCCACAGCCGTTGCATTTAGTGAATGCAAAATGGCAATTACAGGATGCTAACTGGTGGCCAGATTTTCCCACGTCAGCTGAAAAAATCCAATGGTTTTATGAGCATAGTGGTGGGCCATCGGTTGATGGTGTAATTACGTTAACGCCAGATATTATTGAACAAATGTTAACTATTACCGGTCCCATTGCTATGCCCGAGTATGATGCTGTGGTGGATAGTGATAATTTTTATTTAATCACCCAAACCCAGGCGGAACGGAAATATGATGACACGCGTGAATCCAAAAAATTCATCGCTGACTTAACTCCGCGCTTACTGGATAAATTATTTACAGTTGATGCCACCACGGTTTTACCGATGTTACAAGTAGTCTATAATGGTTTGCAACAAAAAGATATTCTCGTGTATTTTAACGATCAATTCATTGAGCAAGAATTTCAAGCCCGCGGTTGGACAGGGGAGGTAAAATCCACTCCCGGTGATTATTTGGAAGTGGTTGATACCAATATCGGTGGTGGGAAGACAGATAAGGTTGTACAAACTTCCATTCAGCATCATGCCAGTATTGATGCGGCCGGAAATGTGATTGATACCGTTACGTTAACGCGTGAGCATACCGGGCAGCCAGATGATCTTTTCGCTAATGTAAAAAACGTTGATTATGTGAGAATTTATGTACCACAAGGGAGTGAGTTATTAAGTGCCGAAGGCTTTACTCAACCAGATCCAAATATTGTTTTGCCGGTTGAGTCTGGTTATGAACAAGATGCAGATTTACAAGCCGTGAGTGGAACTATTTTGGTAGATAGCAAGACACAAACCAGAATTAATCAGGAGTTTGGTAAAACTGTATTTGGTAATTGGATTCAAACCGAACCGGGTAGCACTAGTATCGTCACGATCAGTTATCGTTTACCCTTCACAGTAACGCGTAGCCAATGGGCACCCGGACGCTACAGTTTGTTATTACAAAAACAACCTGGATCGTTTGATCCGATGGTGCACACCAGCTTGGATTATCCTGCCAATTGGACTTTGGCCTGGAGCTATCCGGCCACCACCTTAAAGTTGGATGAAGCGTTAACTAGTGATCGCTTTGTGGGCGCTGTCTTTGAATAA
- a CDS encoding glycosyltransferase family 1 protein — translation MRIGIDARFFGGEQSKGLGRYTEKLLKYLLPLDHTNQYFIFVPEELVEAWPYPQKNVTVIAAPYRWYSLAEQILLPLKLRRYKLDLVHFPHFNVPLLYNRPFIVTIHDLIISRFPTERATTLGPLMYKIKQLGYHSVISHAARAAQHIITVSEYSKRDLIDYFSLPKNKITVLYEAVDKLEAKAIALKRYNINWPYLLYVGNAYPHKNLEQLVSVMQQLKKQGSKLHCVLVGKGDYFYDRLKQLAWAKDVDDVMHFVGFVPDAHLPSLYRAAAVYVFPSRYEGFGLPPLEAMQYGTPVVSARSSCLPEVLGDAAVYFEPDDISGILRGIQILTQDEAVRADYIARGYRQVRRYDWQIMAKQTLALYEKVYTKNIQLNT, via the coding sequence ATGCGTATTGGTATCGATGCCCGTTTTTTTGGCGGCGAACAATCCAAAGGTTTAGGACGCTATACGGAAAAGCTCTTAAAATATTTACTCCCACTTGATCACACTAATCAGTATTTTATTTTTGTTCCGGAAGAATTAGTGGAAGCTTGGCCTTATCCGCAAAAGAACGTCACGGTTATTGCCGCACCCTATCGGTGGTATTCACTGGCTGAGCAAATATTATTACCACTTAAATTGCGTCGTTATAAACTTGATTTGGTTCATTTTCCACATTTCAATGTGCCATTATTATATAATCGGCCATTTATTGTGACGATTCATGATTTAATCATTAGTCGTTTTCCCACCGAACGAGCCACTACCTTAGGGCCATTAATGTATAAAATAAAACAATTGGGTTACCACAGTGTAATTAGTCATGCGGCGCGGGCCGCGCAACATATTATCACGGTGTCGGAATACTCAAAACGAGATTTAATCGATTATTTTTCATTACCAAAAAACAAAATTACCGTTTTGTATGAAGCAGTCGATAAACTTGAGGCTAAAGCGATTGCTCTAAAACGTTATAATATTAACTGGCCGTATCTTTTATATGTGGGTAACGCCTATCCGCATAAAAACTTAGAACAACTAGTTAGTGTGATGCAACAGTTAAAGAAACAGGGGAGTAAGCTGCATTGCGTTTTAGTTGGGAAAGGTGACTATTTTTATGATCGCTTAAAACAATTAGCTTGGGCAAAGGATGTAGATGACGTGATGCACTTTGTTGGGTTTGTACCGGATGCGCATTTACCTAGTTTGTATCGAGCGGCGGCGGTGTATGTTTTTCCATCGCGCTATGAAGGCTTTGGTTTACCACCACTAGAGGCTATGCAATATGGTACGCCGGTGGTATCAGCCAGAAGCTCTTGTTTGCCCGAGGTGTTGGGTGACGCCGCAGTTTACTTTGAACCTGATGATATTTCTGGTATACTACGAGGTATCCAAATCTTAACCCAAGACGAGGCCGTACGGGCGGATTATATTGCCCGCGGTTATCGCCAAGTTAGGCGTTATGATTGGCAAATAATGGCCAAGCAGACCTTGGCTCTCTATGAAAAAGTTTATACCAAAAACATCCAACTTAACACCTGA